The DNA segment CGGCAAGCCTCCCAGTTCGTTTTTCTCCCAAAGCTGTCCCAAGGTATATTCCTTGAGCCATTCCTGGAGTCTTTCGGGCTTTTGCCGCTCAAACAGAGTCTCGCCGTCACGATGATTGACCACGATGACCTGGTCGGGGGACAACTCATCCAGCAACAGGGAAGCCTGCGTGGACACAATCAACTGGGAGCGTTCGGCGGCCTCATGAAGGAGACTGGCGAGCAGCTTGATGGCGTAAGGATGCAACCCCAGCTCCGGCTCATCAATGATGATGGTTGAAGCGGGATTTGGCTGGAGCAGCAACGAGGCGAGGCAAATGTAACGCAAGGTGCCGTCTGAAAGTTGATGCGGATAATAGAGCAGATCGGAATAGCGATCCTTCCAGAGCAACTGCGTCTGGCCGGGAGAGACCTCTTTAAGCACAAACGCGCCAAAGAAAGGCGCGACCTGGCGGACGGTCTCCTCAATTTGCGCGTAGTTCTGCGGGTGCGCGGTGGACATCTTCAGCAAAAACGCGGCGAGATTGGCCGCATTGCCGTGCAAGGTATCGTTGTCCACCGTGTTGCACAGTCCCATGACCGGGGCGGAAGGTGAGGTGTCGTGGAAGTGGTAAACTCTCCAGTCACGAATAGTTTCCTTGACCCATTGTTCGCTAGCAGTCCCTATTTTTCGGACAAGCGCGCTTTCCTTGTGGCCGCTGCCTTGATCGTTCATGATAGCGCCGAACCGCGGTCCATCAAACGGCGCGGATTCTTGGGCAAAGAACAGCGACCGATCATCCGCCGCTTTAAGGGTAAATTGGTACTCATTGCGGCCAAATTTAAGATGCGCCTTGAATTCAGGCGTAACCTTCATGCCTTGGAAAAGAAAGGCATCCGCACGGCCGCGCGCACTCACATAATTTTGAAGTCCCTTATTCGGATCCATCA comes from the Verrucomicrobiota bacterium genome and includes:
- a CDS encoding AAA family ATPase, producing MSNSERRPLEEITLVGYKSIRELNNFRLRNGLNVLIGANGSGKTNFIRFFELLGHLMDPNKGLQNYVSARGRADAFLFQGMKVTPEFKAHLKFGRNEYQFTLKAADDRSLFFAQESAPFDGPRFGAIMNDQGSGHKESALVRKIGTASEQWVKETIRDWRVYHFHDTSPSAPVMGLCNTVDNDTLHGNAANLAAFLLKMSTAHPQNYAQIEETVRQVAPFFGAFVLKEVSPGQTQLLWKDRYSDLLYYPHQLSDGTLRYICLASLLLQPNPASTIIIDEPELGLHPYAIKLLASLLHEAAERSQLIVSTQASLLLDELSPDQVIVVNHRDGETLFERQKPERLQEWLKEYTLGQLWEKNELGGLP